The Thermoplasmatales archaeon genome contains the following window.
TTTCCATCTATATCAACAACATGAACAGTAAGATTTGCATTTGTGCTTAAATTTAGAGAGTTATTTGCTGGAGTCACTAGCAAAGGCTTGTTTGGCACATCATTTACCGGTGTTATATTGATATAAACTGTTGCAACATTTGAGTAATCTTTTCCATCATATGCTTTGTATTTGAATGAATCTGTTCCATGATAATTTAGAAATGGTGTATAGATGAATGAACCATTTGAATTCAATGTTAAGCTTCCATGGATTGGATTGCTTACAAGAATTGCAGCTAAAGTATCATTATCAGCATCGCTATCATTTGATAATATTCCAGGAGCATTTACAATTAAAGCAATATCTTCATCTGTGCTATAATAATCATCATTTGCAATGGGTGGATTATTTAATTTACTAACATTTATTTGCTTTAATATGCTACTTTTTGTCCCTAAATTATCTGTAACTGTTAGATTTACATCATATGTTCCAACACTACTATATTGATGAGTTGTATTTTCTTCATAAGCAAAGCTTCCATCTCCAAAATTCCATGTCCAATTTACTATGTTTCCATCTACATCATAAGAAGTGCTGTTGAAATAGATTGTTTGCCCTATAACTGGATTTAGTGGTTCATATATAAAGTTTGCAACAGGAGCATCATTTATGCTATTTATTGTAATATGAACTGTTGCAATGTTTGAATAATCTTTTCCATCATATGCTTGATATGTGAATGAATCTGAGCCATGGTAGTTTGCTTGAGGCACATAAACAAATGAGCCATCTTCATTTAGTGTTAATGTTCCATGAGATGGATTGCTTACTAAAACAGCAGTTAAAGTATCTCCGTCTGCATCATAATCATTTTCTAATACTCCAGGTGCCTCTATAATTAAAGAAATATCTTCATCTGTTGTGTAATAATCATCAATTGCAACAGGTGAGGAAGAACTTATCAAAATTGTTTTATTAACTAAATATACAAATATTTCCTCCCCGTAAAAATTACTTATTGTAACATTTGACATATTTATGCTAGTTGGCCCTAAATTTATTCCCTTAAATTTTATTTTTGCCATGCACCCGCTTCCGCTCGCATTTGTAAGAGCAACTATTTTTATTCCATCTTCAATTTCCGAAAAATACAAATTAACCCCGCTTCCTTCAATAGAGCCATTTTCAATTTCAACAAATTCAACAAAATATTTATCAAAAAGAAGATCAAAGGTTATTGCATTCAAAAAGCTCACATTCGAAATATTAAGAAAAGCATAAAATTCCCCGCTCGCTCTGTCGGGTGCCTCCACCCGCAGGCAAGTGGAAGTGGAAACTATTTTCATTCCATTCCATGAAATGTTTATTTCATTTCCATCAATGTCGCTTATGTTGCCCTGAATTGAGATATATGAAGAGCCATTGGTTAAGCTTTTAAATTTTATTTTTGTGAGATAGCCAGAGCCATTTACAGCATTAAGAGCCATAATATCATTTACAATTTTTATCTCCCCTTCTTTTAAGGAATAAATGCAAGGAATTTCAGTCCCATTTATACTTCCATTTTCTAATGATTCAAACATGAAAATTGATGAATTATAAAATATGGAGTAGTCCGCTGAATTAAACCACCCAACATTTTCAACATTTACATATATAAAGAAGCTATCTTCAACTAAAACCACTGGAGGGGCGGATATAAATACATATCCTCTTGCAAGAATTGGAATAAAAAGCAGAGCAAGAAAGATTATTTTCTTCATTTTCCCAATATCTTATTTATCAGCAGTTGCAAGTCCTCCAAATCTACTGTTCCATCTAAATTTAAGTCAGCTGGCGGGGTTTTTTCATCCAGCAGTGCAATTATCCTTCTTATTTTTGTTATATCAAGTGCATTTATTTTTCCATCCATATTTGCATCTCCTCTTGAAAAAACATTTATTATCTTTTCTTTTGAAGCACTTTCCCCATATATATCAGTTACTGTAAGAGTTACAATATAACTCCCAGCCTTATCATATACATGGCTTGCATTTTTTTCATAACTGAAACTTCCATCTCCGAAATCCCATAGCCATGAAATTATTTCTCCAGAAGAAGAATCATTGAAATATGCTATCTCTTTTTCAAATACAAAAGAATTTGTAAAATTTGCTTCAATAGCACTCTTTGTGCTGAAATAATAAATTTCTGATGAAATATTTGCCTTTCCATCACTTACTTCCGCATACCATGAATAATTTTTTCCATGTTCGAGAGTTAAATTAATGCTAACCACTCCATTTCTAGAGCTTATAACAAAAACATTCCCATTTAAATAGAATTTTACGCTCATCACATCATTGTCTTCATCATATATCTCTGCCATTAGAGAAGTCCTTACATCAACCACTGAGCCATTTTCAGGATAAATGATAGTTATGCTTGGCTCATGATTTTCTTTTTCAGGAGTTGAGAAATTCTTTCTTTCTCCATATGCTATTCCTCCATCTGAACCAACCGCAATTGCTCTGTAAGAATAATTTCTACCGCTTTCAAGCCCCTCAACTGTACAATTTACCACTCCATCTTCTTCAACAAGCATAACCTCAGATGTAATATTTTTTCCATTCCCTACCTCAAACCACAGATAACAGAATTCATTGCTACCAAGCGAAACATTACACTCAAGCTTAACACTGTTGAATGAAGGAATTGCGGAACTCTCGCCAAGCACTGGAGCAAGAGGCGCAGAGCTTGTTAAAAAGGAGAGATTTGTTCCATATGAAATTCCTTGGCTATTCCTTACAACCGCCCTGTAATAATATCTTGTATTCTCTTCTAAGCCAGATATAGTTTCCTCAAAAATTCCTGGTAAGCTCATCATTTTTTCATCTGTTCTATAAATTGTTTCATTTCCTTCTTTCCAGTATTCGAAGCATACATAGCATGCCTCCCCTCCTGTATCAACCAGGTTTGCCCTCAATATTATTGCATAATTTGCAAAAGAAGTTTCAATGCTTGCTTTTGTAGAATTTGTTTTAAATGTTTTATCCATTCCATAAGAAATTCCCTTGCTATTTTTTGCAACCGCTCTGAAATGATATGTTTTTCCAGATGTTAAATTTTCAATTTTAATTGAAAATTCTTCATTTTTATTTATTGTTAAAATGCCCGTAGCAAATCCATATGAAGTTGTTTCTCCATATTCAAACCATACCTGGCAGTATTCATCCCCCCCTCTATCATCCAGTTTTCCTTTAAGATATGCGGAATTGCTCGTTATATTTTCAGCTGAAAGAGTTGAAACAGATGGAAGAATAACTTTAGTTGTGAAATTTTTTTCCTCTCCATATGCAATACCCTGTAAATTTTTTGCAACCGCTCTGAAATAATATGTTTTATTCACTTCCAGCCCGCTTATCTTTGAAGAGAATGAGGAAGGAGATGTTTTTACAATATGAGAAGTGTTATATCTGTAATCTTCAATTTTATCATGCGGGGCATCATCATAAACAAACCACACCTCGCAACTGCTCGCCCCCACCTTGCTCAAATAGCCATTTAAATTTGCCTGATTATATGAAACATCGCTTGCATCATTTGTTGCTACCTCTGGAGGAGATGGAGATGTTTTAAATGTGACATCGTTTCCATAAAATGTTTTTCTTGAGTTTTTTGCAACAACCCTGAAATGGTAAGTGGTGTCTGGTTTAAGTCCGCTCAATGTTGCGGAGAAATTTGCTGGGCCATAATAAGTGTTTTTAGTTGTTGAATTTCCATAAGAAATTGTTTCTCCATATTCAAACCATACTTGGCAGGAAGTATCGTTTAAATGAATCAACTCTCCATTGATTTTTGCTGAAGAGCTTGTTATATTTTCCGCACTCAATGTTTTTGCATATGGCACACCAACAAGGTTAAAGCTAACATTTTTTGAAGTAAGAGATAAATCAAGCACAAATGTTCTGTTGTTATCTTCATTATTGTAATAGCAATATACTTCTATAGTATCACCACTCTGGCATTCTGGTAAATTGCTGAGATCAGCCTGATAATATCCTTGCTCATTTGTATAAACAACTATTTGTGTTAATCTTGTTAAATCCTTTATAATTACTTGAGCTCCGGAAACAGCATTTCCTTTCGAATCCTTTATGTAGCCATATACTGGGAATGGCTGGTCCAATCCAACGCTACTCATTGCGGTCATTATCATCAAAAAACACACTACTATACTTTTTATTTTTCTCATTTTCTCACCTCAATTAAAAATTCACCACTTTTCTCAACTCTTAAAACAACCGCATCTCCTGGATAAACCATAAAATCATAAGAAGGAGGAGAGATTCCAACTACATAGCTATCAAAACCTCCTTTGCTAACATTCCATTTAGCTATTACACTTCCAACAGGCATTATATCACTCCCTATAATCTCAGCAATTTGGGAAGCATTTATGGAATAGAAAGCACTCCAACAAAAATGATTAACAACATTTTTTTCATTTTTTGTAACATTTACAAATCTATTTTCTATAGGAAAAGCTTTTTCAATAAAATATCCGCTTTTTGCCACTCTTAAAACAATTACATCATATGGAGAAACCATAAAATCATAAGAGGGAGGAGAGATTCCAACTACATAGCTATCAAAACCTCCTTTGCTAACATTCCATTTAGCTATTACACTTCCAACAGGCATTATATCACTCCCTATAATCTCAGCAATTTGGGAAGCATTTTTTTCTTCTCCAAACCAGGGCAAATAATTGACAACATTTTTTTCATTTTTTACTATTTCTATTTTTGTTGCTACTTGAATTATTTTTGATACACTTGCATTTTTGCTTCCATCAGATACAATTAGAGTTACATTGTAATAGCTCCCTATTTGATAAATATGTTTTGGATTTCTTTCATAGCTAATGCTTCCATCTCCGAAATCCCATAGCCATGATGTTGTTCCCTGTGAGAGATCAACAAAAATTATTTCTTCTTTTGAGCAGGGATTTTCATTTATCACCATAAATTCCGCAAATAAAACTTCTCCTACATAAATTTCTTTTGAAATTGTAGAATTTTTTCCTTCATTATCAATTACCTTCAAAATCACATTATATTCGCCACTTTCATTATATTTATGACTTGCATTTTTTTCATAAGCAATGCTTCCGTCTCCAAAATTCCATGTCCAATTAACAACGAACCCATCTACATCATAGCTTAGATCTATGAAAAGGACTGTTTCATTAACTTTTGGGTTTGAAGGTGTGCATTCAAAATCCGCAAATGGCTCATCATTTACTGAACTTATTGTTATATTTACCCATGCTTCATTGCTCCAAGCGTTGCTATTATCCTTTACTTTATATTTGAATGAATCTGAGCCATGATAATTTGCGGATGGTATGTATGTTACTGTTCCATTTGCATTTACTGTTACATTTCCATAAGATGGATTTTGGGTTATTGTTACACTGCTTGCATTTATTGTTCCATCTATATCATAATCATTTGCCAATATTGCTATTATAACAGGTGTATCTTCATCTGTTGTTGCATAATCATCAATTGCAACCGGAAAATATGTAACAATAAAATTGAATGGAGTGGTTTGATTTGTGTTATTCGATAAATCTTCTGCCAGAATATAAAAAGTATAATTTCCGCTCGATAGATTTTCTTTTATGTAAAATGTATTTCCATAATTGCTCATAATTCTTTCCACTCCATTTATATTTATCCTTACTTCTCTTACCCCTCTATTATCAAAAACACTGCATGAGACATTTACTTCTCCAGCCTCAACAATTTCCTCAAAACCTATATTTTCTATTTCAGGAGGTAAAGTATCGACAATTTCAAATGAATAATTTCCAGATATGTTAAAGAAGTCATTTACATCTACCGCATATATGAAAAAAGTATGCAGTCCTATATCAAACGTTGAGTTATAGTAATAAATTCCATTTCCCTTATCATCAGTAATCCCGCTCATTGAGAAGTTCCCAAATGAAAAAACTATTTTCACTTCCTTAACCTCCACATTATCATGCACAAAACAGGAAATATTTAATGGCAATCCATACTGCCCGCTGGCTGGAAAAGTAACATTCTCCATGCTCGGCGGCTCGGGCTGGACAATTATTGTAAAGGTTAATATCTCTGAGGTATTTGAGTTATTGCTCGCATCCTTTGTAAAGATGAAGAAGGTATGATTTCCTGGCTGATGGCATTGAATTTTGTAATAATATTTTTCTCCTGAAAGCATGCTTTCATTTATGTAGCCCCCGTTTGGAAAAGTTATATTTATCTTTGCTTCCACTACTTCAACATCATCAAAAATGTTGCAGGAAATGTTTACTTCTTCTCCCACTTCTTGAGGATTTGGATAAGCGAATAAATTTTCTATTGAGGGAGAGGAAAAATCATTAACTGTTATTTGCTTAATTGTTGTGTTTTTTGCATAGTCATCATCATAAACAGTTAAAGTAACATTGAAAATTCCATTTCTTCTGTAAGAATGCTTTGGGTTCTTATGCTCCTCCTTTCCGCCAGATATATTTGTTCCATCTCCAAAGTCCCATTCCCATATTTTTATGCTTCCATCTAAATCATAGGATAAATCATAGAATCTAATCTCTTCCCATACTGTTGGGCTATCTGGCTCAAATGTGAAATTTACAAAAGGAATTATGTTTGAGACATTTATTTCCTTTTCAATAATTGAAAAAGCACCATCATTATCATACACAGTAAGCTTTACTTTATATTTTCCATCATCGCTGTATCTATGCTCAACAAATTTGCCATATCCAACACTTCCATCTCCAAAATTCCATGTATAATTAACTATGTAGCCATCTATATCATAACTATTGCTTGCATTAAAAGTAATATTATCTAAATCTGTTGGCTCCTCTGGCTGGAAAGTGAAATTTGCAGATGGAGGAAAAGCTATTATAAAATTTTTTATTGATGACTTTCTTGAATTATTGTTAACATCTTCTGTCCATACATAATAATTATATACACCCTTTTTCTCAAAAGAAATTACAAAATAATAGGCATTAGTTGAATTTATATTTATTAAGCTTTCATTTATATAATTTCCTTCTGGAGTAGTTATATTTATAATGGCTGAGCTGACTCCTTCCTTGTCCAGAATATTGCATGTGATATTCACTTCTTTTCCTGGTTCTTGAATTAATGGAATTGCCCGCAGATCAACTATATCAGGGGGAAATATATCTATACCTCCATATTCTTCCATAAGTGGATAAAAATCAAAATTTCCTTTAATAGGTGGCTCTATTGGATATGGCGCATCCCCTATTCCATCTCCATCAGCATCTGCCCCGCTGTATTTATCCCAATAATTTCCAACATTTAAATGGCTCCAGTTATTCATGATGCTCTCATCATATGCATCTTGCAAATTAGAAATAAATGTGTTATAAAATATTGTATTGTTTATGGTATTCGCACCAAGTAATATCCCTTTCCTATTCCCTATAAAATAATTTTCTTTTATTATACTATCTCTAAAACCAACTCCAGATATTGCATATGAATTATTGTAGAATATATTTTCTGCTACAAGTATATTTTTCCCTCTAAAGATATATACTCCTCCATATAAAAAAGAAAAGTTGCAATTTTTTATTTCACAATTATCTCTGTTAGGCAGATATATTCCAAAATAACCATCGCTTGAACCAACTATAGTAAACCCTTCTATACTCACTGAATCAGAATTAATAATTATAGCATGATTTCCATTCTGACAATTTATTATTGTTCCATTTCTTTCACCAATCAATTTTATATTTTTATCTATAGCTATACTTTCATTATATACACCCTCGTATACATAAACCGTATCGCCCGGCGAAGCAGCAGAAATTGCATCGCTTATTCTTGTGAAATCACCGCCTCCATCATCATCTACATAGATAGTTTCTGGGTTTGCTTTTTCAATTCTAAACAAACCTAACAGTAGCAAAAGTATAATGAAGATAATTCTTTTCAATTTTACAGCCACCATTCTCTTACACTACTCAATGGATATCTGTCCTGTGCAGAATATGGAGGAATATTATAATATGTTTGCTCAGGTGGTCTATCACTCCAGTAGTTTCCTTCTGTTCCTGCATACCAGGAATTGTTTCCTTCATCCCATGCCTGGAGAGTATTATTTAAGAAATTGTTATGATATATTTCATTGAAATTGCAATCAGATGATGAGATGTTAATTCCAGCAGAATTTTCTGTTATATTTGTTTCATATATTTTGTTGTTTGTAGATGTTCTATTTATTAAAATTCCATAAATATTTTTCTCAATTATGCTATATCTTATTTCGTTATTCCTCGATGAATTATTTACAATTATCCCATACGTATTATTCCATATTTTATTTGGTGTACTTTTTTCTCCTAAATAATTGCTTTCTGACGAATCCATGATTATTCCACATAATGTGTTATTCCATATTAAATTCCCCCTTATAGGATATGAATCCCCCTGCGATGATTGCATCATATATATTCCATTTTTATTAAAAGAAATGTTGTTGCTCTGCAGGTAGTTGCTATTTGACGCAACCATATAAATTCCATTGCCATTATTTGAATATATATTATTTTGCTTGATTGAGTTTGTATTTGATGCAAATAGATAAATTCCATTGCCATTATTTGAATATATTGAATTCTGCTGTATGGAATTGATATTTGATAACTTAAGGAATACAGCATCCATTCCATTAGAATAGATTTTATTTTTAATTATCTGATTATTTCCTGCTATATCTATTTTTGAATTTTCCATATATATTCCATATTCAATACTGGAAAATATTTCATTTTCCTCTAGGTTGTTGCCTGTTCCTCCACAATCAAATAAATAAATACCATTTTTATTATTTCCAACTATATTTTCATCAATAATGTTTGCATCGCCCCAGATAATATATATTCCATAGCCATTTGCATTTGAAGAAATGTTATTTCTATAAATCTTGTTGTTATATCCATAAGAAATATTTATTCCATCTTCATTGAAAATTATTGAATTGTTTGATACATTATTGTTATTTGAATATATTATTTCTAATCCTTTCTTATTTTGTTTTATTGTGTTTAAGTAAAGAGTATTTTGGGAAGAATAGTCCAGCATGTATATTCCACTTTCACTGCTATTTATTATTGTATTATTTTCCAGTATATTATAGCTGCTCATTTGAATAGATATACCATATTCATTTCCATCTATTAAATTGTTTGAGATATTATTCAGATCCGACCTTGATTTTAGCTTTATTCCTTCCATTGAATTGTTATAAATCTGGTTATTAAACAGTATATTTCCACTCGCTGAATAGATAAATATTCCGCATTCAGAATTTGAATAAATAGAATTGTTCATAAGAGTATTATTATCACATACATCCTCATTTGGTCTTTCAAGATAAATTCCGCTATTTCTGTTTTTATACAATGTATTGTTTTCTATTATATTTTCTCTTGATTCACTAATTCTTATGCCATGGGTAGCATTATAAATTACATTTTCAGAGATGAAATTTAAATCAGAAGATATGATGTGAAATCCTTCATTTGTAATAGATGAAATGGTGTTATTAAAAATTATATTTGTACCGCTCGACTTTAAATAAATTCCATTATTTTTGCATAAAGTAATATTGTTTGAAGAAATGTAATTATTGCTCGAAGAGGAAAGATATATTCCAAAATTATTATTCCATATCTCATTGAACCAGATTGTATTCTGAGAAGAGCCTGAAACTAAATAAATACCATCATTTGTATTTGAATAAATATCATTTCCTTGAATTATATTTCTTGTTGAAAGATCAAGATAAATCCCATATCCATTTTCATGGATAGCATTATTGGCAATATAGTTATTTTTTGGGGTTGATATCATTTTTATCCCA
Protein-coding sequences here:
- a CDS encoding tandem-95 repeat protein → MKKIIFLALLFIPILARGYVFISAPPVVLVEDSFFIYVNVENVGWFNSADYSIFYNSSIFMFESLENGSINGTEIPCIYSLKEGEIKIVNDIMALNAVNGSGYLTKIKFKSLTNGSSYISIQGNISDIDGNEINISWNGMKIVSTSTCLRVEAPDRASGEFYAFLNISNVSFLNAITFDLLFDKYFVEFVEIENGSIEGSGVNLYFSEIEDGIKIVALTNASGSGCMAKIKFKGINLGPTSINMSNVTISNFYGEEIFVYLVNKTILISSSSPVAIDDYYTTDEDISLIIEAPGVLENDYDADGDTLTAVLVSNPSHGTLTLNEDGSFVYVPQANYHGSDSFTYQAYDGKDYSNIATVHITINSINDAPVANFIYEPLNPVIGQTIYFNSTSYDVDGNIVNWTWNFGDGSFAYEENTTHQYSSVGTYDVNLTVTDNLGTKSSILKQINVSKLNNPPIANDDYYSTDEDIALIVNAPGILSNDSDADNDTLAAILVSNPIHGSLTLNSNGSFIYTPFLNYHGTDSFKYKAYDGKDYSNVATVYINITPVNDVPNKPLLVTPANNSLNLSTNANLTVHVVDIDGNLMNVSFYGRKLGNVTWQLIGTKTNVANNTDTSITWYNLAYNTTYEWYAIANDSIAETSSDIWRFTTKSLVNHPPNKPALIYPTNGATDVAITLTLSWSCSDPDGSALTYDVYLGKSPDPPKLATTNSTTYTLQLAYSTTYYWRIVASDGQYENSSDTWIFTTIVYTPPSPPSPPPSPPFPPPPENKPPKCSLQVNISEGYAPLVVNFIINASDEDGYIAYWELDIDNDGITEYNGSGSPPSTKQHSYNNTGNYTAKLTVTDDKGAKAESSVMIKVIQNHKPIIKIISPENGTKTSENIIIQGFASDEDGNETIQKVEIRVDSGHWQDAEGKISWSYLLNISEFAEGEHLIYVRSFDGIDYSEEDYVKIEIVKIEKKPIYPYIILGLAISAIVILIIRKYRKVI
- a CDS encoding PKD domain-containing protein, with amino-acid sequence MRKIKSIVVCFLMIMTAMSSVGLDQPFPVYGYIKDSKGNAVSGAQVIIKDLTRLTQIVVYTNEQGYYQADLSNLPECQSGDTIEVYCYYNNEDNNRTFVLDLSLTSKNVSFNLVGVPYAKTLSAENITSSSAKINGELIHLNDTSCQVWFEYGETISYGNSTTKNTYYGPANFSATLSGLKPDTTYHFRVVAKNSRKTFYGNDVTFKTSPSPPEVATNDASDVSYNQANLNGYLSKVGASSCEVWFVYDDAPHDKIEDYRYNTSHIVKTSPSSFSSKISGLEVNKTYYFRAVAKNLQGIAYGEEKNFTTKVILPSVSTLSAENITSNSAYLKGKLDDRGGDEYCQVWFEYGETTSYGFATGILTINKNEEFSIKIENLTSGKTYHFRAVAKNSKGISYGMDKTFKTNSTKASIETSFANYAIILRANLVDTGGEACYVCFEYWKEGNETIYRTDEKMMSLPGIFEETISGLEENTRYYYRAVVRNSQGISYGTNLSFLTSSAPLAPVLGESSAIPSFNSVKLECNVSLGSNEFCYLWFEVGNGKNITSEVMLVEEDGVVNCTVEGLESGRNYSYRAIAVGSDGGIAYGERKNFSTPEKENHEPSITIIYPENGSVVDVRTSLMAEIYDEDNDVMSVKFYLNGNVFVISSRNGVVSINLTLEHGKNYSWYAEVSDGKANISSEIYYFSTKSAIEANFTNSFVFEKEIAYFNDSSSGEIISWLWDFGDGSFSYEKNASHVYDKAGSYIVTLTVTDIYGESASKEKIINVFSRGDANMDGKINALDITKIRRIIALLDEKTPPADLNLDGTVDLEDLQLLINKILGK
- a CDS encoding PKD domain-containing protein, producing the protein MVAVKLKRIIFIILLLLLGLFRIEKANPETIYVDDDGGGDFTRISDAISAASPGDTVYVYEGVYNESIAIDKNIKLIGERNGTIINCQNGNHAIIINSDSVSIEGFTIVGSSDGYFGIYLPNRDNCEIKNCNFSFLYGGVYIFRGKNILVAENIFYNNSYAISGVGFRDSIIKENYFIGNRKGILLGANTINNTIFYNTFISNLQDAYDESIMNNWSHLNVGNYWDKYSGADADGDGIGDAPYPIEPPIKGNFDFYPLMEEYGGIDIFPPDIVDLRAIPLIQEPGKEVNITCNILDKEGVSSAIINITTPEGNYINESLININSTNAYYFVISFEKKGVYNYYVWTEDVNNNSRKSSIKNFIIAFPPSANFTFQPEEPTDLDNITFNASNSYDIDGYIVNYTWNFGDGSVGYGKFVEHRYSDDGKYKVKLTVYDNDGAFSIIEKEINVSNIIPFVNFTFEPDSPTVWEEIRFYDLSYDLDGSIKIWEWDFGDGTNISGGKEEHKNPKHSYRRNGIFNVTLTVYDDDYAKNTTIKQITVNDFSSPSIENLFAYPNPQEVGEEVNISCNIFDDVEVVEAKINITFPNGGYINESMLSGEKYYYKIQCHQPGNHTFFIFTKDASNNSNTSEILTFTIIVQPEPPSMENVTFPASGQYGLPLNISCFVHDNVEVKEVKIVFSFGNFSMSGITDDKGNGIYYYNSTFDIGLHTFFIYAVDVNDFFNISGNYSFEIVDTLPPEIENIGFEEIVEAGEVNVSCSVFDNRGVREVRININGVERIMSNYGNTFYIKENLSSGNYTFYILAEDLSNNTNQTTPFNFIVTYFPVAIDDYATTDEDTPVIIAILANDYDIDGTINASSVTITQNPSYGNVTVNANGTVTYIPSANYHGSDSFKYKVKDNSNAWSNEAWVNITISSVNDEPFADFECTPSNPKVNETVLFIDLSYDVDGFVVNWTWNFGDGSIAYEKNASHKYNESGEYNVILKVIDNEGKNSTISKEIYVGEVLFAEFMVINENPCSKEEIIFVDLSQGTTSWLWDFGDGSISYERNPKHIYQIGSYYNVTLIVSDGSKNASVSKIIQVATKIEIVKNEKNVVNYLPWFGEEKNASQIAEIIGSDIMPVGSVIAKWNVSKGGFDSYVVGISPPSYDFMVSPYDVIVLRVAKSGYFIEKAFPIENRFVNVTKNEKNVVNHFCWSAFYSINASQIAEIIGSDIMPVGSVIAKWNVSKGGFDSYVVGISPPSYDFMVYPGDAVVLRVEKSGEFLIEVRK